A window of the Streptomyces finlayi genome harbors these coding sequences:
- the uraH gene encoding hydroxyisourate hydrolase — translation MSTATTASVSTHILDTSIGRPAEGVALSIEARSGPDAEWTALGGSATDADGRCKDLPALPEGTTHVRLDFRVEAYFVKNDSANNQQAEAQQDAPRVRDSGAFFPEVAITFAVRPGEHYHVPLLLNPFGYSVYRGS, via the coding sequence ATGAGCACCGCCACCACTGCTTCGGTGTCCACGCACATCCTGGACACCAGCATCGGACGCCCCGCCGAAGGTGTCGCCCTCTCGATCGAGGCCCGCAGCGGCCCCGATGCCGAGTGGACGGCACTGGGCGGGTCCGCCACCGACGCGGACGGGCGGTGCAAGGACCTGCCGGCGCTGCCGGAGGGCACGACCCACGTACGGCTCGACTTCCGGGTCGAGGCGTATTTCGTCAAGAACGACAGTGCGAACAACCAGCAAGCCGAGGCGCAGCAGGACGCCCCCCGCGTAAGGGACAGCGGTGCGTTCTTCCCGGAAGTGGCGATCACCTTCGCCGTCCGTCCGGGCGAGCACTATCACGTACCGCTGCTGCTCAACCCGTTCGGCTACTCCGTTTACCGAGGGAGCTAG
- the uraD gene encoding 2-oxo-4-hydroxy-4-carboxy-5-ureidoimidazoline decarboxylase yields the protein MTSSSTPGLARFNTLAGGGATAALHEVCASAAWVSIILSRRPYPTVEALLSASDAAMAELSGEDLAEAMAGHPPIGRPKPGDPASSREQRGMAGASEELRDEMLELNLAYQKRFGHVFLICATGATGEQMRDAVKARIENSPEQERGHVRTELGRINRIRLSRLVEEEKD from the coding sequence GTGACTTCGAGCTCGACGCCGGGCCTCGCCCGGTTCAACACCCTGGCGGGCGGCGGGGCCACCGCCGCGCTGCACGAGGTGTGTGCCAGTGCGGCCTGGGTGAGCATCATCCTCTCCCGGCGCCCGTACCCCACGGTGGAAGCCCTTCTCTCCGCGAGCGACGCCGCCATGGCCGAGCTCTCCGGGGAGGATCTGGCCGAAGCCATGGCCGGTCATCCACCGATCGGCCGCCCGAAGCCCGGCGACCCGGCCTCCTCCCGCGAACAGCGGGGCATGGCCGGCGCCTCCGAGGAACTCAGGGACGAGATGCTCGAACTGAACCTGGCCTACCAGAAGCGGTTCGGACACGTCTTCCTGATCTGCGCCACCGGCGCCACCGGTGAGCAGATGCGTGACGCGGTGAAGGCCCGGATCGAGAACTCGCCCGAGCAGGAGCGCGGACACGTGCGCACCGAACTGGGCAGGATCAACCGCATCCGGCTGAGCCGTCTCGTGGAAGAGGAGAAGGACTGA
- a CDS encoding recombinase family protein, whose product MTLTFEELWPVDLLDEAGWSASERRELADLLERMSLLPATAPRSLLSIRLSILSEETTSPVRQELDLVRMAVERGCRVIGIARDLGVSATKVPPWKRPQLGDWISNRAPEFDEILFWKLDRFVRRISDLHLMIEWCKEFQKTLAATNDPIDLSTEFGQFMVTIIAGMARIEAANTGVRVESLWKFSRTVEKRWIIGKPVYGYRTKDEGDGTKSLVINPEKARAPMAMS is encoded by the coding sequence GTGACCCTGACCTTTGAAGAGCTTTGGCCCGTAGACCTCCTGGACGAAGCCGGCTGGTCCGCCTCCGAGAGAAGAGAACTTGCAGACCTTCTGGAGCGGATGTCTCTGCTCCCAGCAACCGCACCGCGGTCTCTGCTGTCCATCCGCCTCTCCATCCTGAGTGAGGAGACCACGTCACCCGTTCGGCAGGAGCTAGACCTAGTCCGTATGGCCGTAGAGCGGGGTTGCCGTGTCATCGGCATCGCAAGAGACCTTGGAGTCTCAGCTACCAAGGTGCCGCCCTGGAAGCGACCTCAGCTCGGGGACTGGATCAGCAACCGAGCCCCGGAGTTCGACGAGATCTTGTTCTGGAAGCTTGACCGCTTCGTCCGACGTATCTCGGATCTTCACCTGATGATCGAATGGTGCAAGGAGTTTCAGAAGACCCTTGCTGCCACGAATGACCCGATTGACCTCTCTACCGAGTTCGGTCAGTTCATGGTCACCATCATCGCCGGCATGGCTCGCATCGAAGCTGCCAACACAGGTGTCCGCGTCGAGTCCCTGTGGAAGTTCTCCCGCACCGTTGAGAAGCGCTGGATCATTGGCAAGCCTGTCTATGGCTACAGGACCAAGGACGAAGGTGATGGAACCAAGTCCTTGGTCATCAACCCAGAGAAGGCCCGAGCCCCAATGGCCATGAGTTAG
- a CDS encoding IS4 family transposase yields MERIEGVAAGRLTDDVSIGLLAAVFPEEAVRAAIDEAGAREERTRSLPAKLMMYLSLALWLEPGKGYVRTLRGLLEGLRWSRGGWGEYRVPSDGAISLARYRLGEAPLRNLFDEVAAPVADERTPEAFWRGLRLMAVDGTVFDVPSGKRNEAAFAVPAGGSRPQVRLVALAECGTLALTGAAFDSIAVGERTLFTRLLDRLAPGMLLLADRGFPSFGLYRAAAATGAQLLWRVSASFTLPVKKRLADGTYLSELRGERKSQRVTVRVIEYSVADDGGISEVFCLITTLLDPEHAPALELARNYAERWSVEVLFKLLKVDLRQSGGILRSGKPEGVRQELWALLCVYQALRTLIARAAVIAGIDPARISFPPVLDAVKSSLRTAFSP; encoded by the coding sequence GTGGAGCGGATTGAGGGTGTGGCCGCGGGGCGGCTGACGGATGACGTGTCGATCGGGTTGCTGGCGGCGGTGTTCCCGGAGGAGGCCGTGCGGGCGGCGATCGATGAGGCGGGGGCGCGTGAGGAGCGAACGCGGTCGTTGCCGGCGAAGTTGATGATGTATTTGTCGCTGGCGTTGTGGTTGGAGCCGGGCAAGGGGTACGTGCGCACCCTGCGGGGCCTGCTGGAGGGGCTGCGGTGGTCGCGGGGCGGCTGGGGCGAATACCGGGTGCCCAGTGACGGGGCGATCTCGCTGGCCCGTTACCGGTTGGGTGAGGCGCCGTTGCGGAACCTGTTCGACGAGGTCGCAGCCCCGGTGGCCGATGAGCGCACCCCGGAGGCGTTCTGGCGGGGGCTGCGGTTGATGGCGGTGGACGGCACGGTCTTCGATGTGCCCTCGGGGAAGCGGAACGAGGCGGCGTTCGCGGTTCCGGCCGGTGGAAGCCGGCCGCAGGTCCGCCTGGTGGCGCTGGCCGAGTGCGGCACGCTGGCCCTGACCGGGGCGGCCTTCGACTCCATCGCGGTCGGTGAACGCACCCTGTTCACCCGCCTGTTGGACCGGTTGGCGCCCGGCATGCTGCTGCTGGCCGACCGCGGCTTCCCCTCGTTCGGCCTGTACCGGGCTGCCGCCGCGACGGGCGCACAACTGCTGTGGCGCGTCTCGGCTTCCTTCACCCTGCCCGTCAAGAAACGGCTGGCCGACGGCACGTACCTGTCCGAACTGCGCGGCGAGCGGAAGTCGCAGCGGGTCACGGTACGAGTCATCGAGTACTCCGTCGCCGACGACGGCGGAATCAGCGAGGTCTTCTGCCTCATCACCACCCTGCTGGACCCTGAGCACGCGCCCGCTTTGGAGCTGGCCCGCAACTACGCCGAACGCTGGTCGGTGGAAGTGCTCTTCAAACTGCTCAAGGTCGACCTGCGGCAAAGTGGCGGCATCCTGCGCTCGGGCAAACCCGAGGGAGTACGACAAGAACTGTGGGCGCTACTCTGCGTCTACCAGGCCCTGCGCACCCTGATCGCCAGGGCCGCCGTGATCGCGGGCATCGACCCCGCCCGCATCAGCTTCCCGCCCGTCCTGGACGCCGTCAAAAGCTCCCTCAGGACGGCTTTTTCCCCCTGA
- a CDS encoding recombinase family protein, whose product MARALRWVYSMVSRGSSLYRACKMLTRAGILPPNKGVWSSGNLKVILINPALMGYRVYRPEGHKQGKPPLVTYNTERVPIKITEGIFTKEEFDRLQSILEVRANKGIKAQNRRTPFLGTIKCGRCGKNWYDTSKTWKRVSGEVVNTNRLRCSSYLTGACGMKALNEPEKIYTLLKDTVLDEIGDYQVVHRKYARGDDNLARKLQLEEQISHYMTSLEPGGAYRDGGFIESRAKETLASLGRELASIDPESVEDRWTYETQGVTYRQHWENHGVEQMEEDLIRSGITFVIYEDHADLNVPHDIKERLVVRGDFFEKKRI is encoded by the coding sequence TTGGCCCGAGCCCTGCGTTGGGTGTACTCCATGGTCTCCCGCGGATCGTCCCTGTACCGAGCCTGCAAGATGTTGACCCGAGCGGGAATCCTGCCCCCAAACAAGGGCGTGTGGTCGTCAGGGAATCTAAAAGTGATCCTCATCAACCCTGCCCTCATGGGCTATAGGGTCTACCGCCCAGAGGGGCACAAGCAAGGAAAGCCCCCTTTGGTCACGTACAACACGGAGAGGGTTCCCATCAAGATCACCGAAGGCATCTTCACCAAGGAAGAGTTTGACCGGCTTCAGTCCATCCTGGAAGTAAGGGCGAATAAGGGGATCAAGGCACAGAACCGGCGAACCCCCTTCCTGGGAACTATCAAGTGTGGTCGGTGTGGGAAGAACTGGTATGACACATCCAAGACCTGGAAGCGGGTCAGTGGAGAGGTCGTCAACACCAACCGGCTTCGGTGCTCCTCGTACTTGACTGGAGCTTGTGGCATGAAGGCTCTCAATGAGCCCGAGAAGATCTATACCTTGCTCAAAGACACTGTGCTAGATGAGATCGGGGACTATCAGGTGGTTCACCGCAAGTACGCCCGCGGTGATGACAACCTCGCAAGGAAGCTCCAACTCGAAGAGCAGATCAGCCACTACATGACCTCCCTTGAGCCGGGAGGAGCCTACCGAGACGGGGGCTTCATTGAATCCCGTGCGAAGGAGACCTTGGCCTCTTTGGGCAGAGAGCTAGCCAGCATTGATCCGGAGTCGGTGGAGGATCGCTGGACGTATGAGACCCAGGGCGTTACGTATCGTCAGCACTGGGAGAATCACGGGGTTGAGCAGATGGAGGAAGACCTGATCCGAAGCGGGATCACCTTCGTCATCTACGAAGACCATGCTGATCTGAATGTTCCCCATGACATCAAGGAACGGTTGGTTGTCCGCGGGGACTTCTTCGAGAAGAAGCGAATCTGA
- a CDS encoding IS3 family transposase has translation MSRCYGAPRVHAALRRAGRVVNAKKVERLMRKHRIVGITRRLRRGLPRQAKRAVFALDLIGRDFTAPRPGMRLVGDMTELVTLERKLYLATCIDLATREVVGWAMADHHRAELPVAASRMAAGRGGLELGCVKHTDRGSEYTSDEFRTEMRKLRMRQSMGRVGSCYDNAAAESWFVILKAGDRDDHVGDPRSRPGRRFPLRSGRVQPQPAPSAPRLRVRHPARNEIPAQAEPRPGSVNTRCPVRGGNFIHPAKVGPSSGAPTFLCVLRFASSRRSPRGQPTVP, from the coding sequence ATCTCGCGGTGCTACGGGGCCCCGCGGGTCCACGCTGCCCTGCGGCGGGCCGGGCGGGTGGTGAACGCCAAGAAGGTCGAGCGGCTGATGCGCAAGCACCGGATCGTCGGGATCACCCGCCGCCTGCGTCGGGGCCTGCCCCGCCAGGCGAAGCGGGCGGTGTTCGCGCTCGACCTGATCGGCCGGGACTTCACCGCGCCCCGGCCCGGGATGCGGCTCGTCGGCGACATGACTGAACTCGTCACGCTGGAAAGGAAGTTGTATCTGGCGACCTGTATCGATCTCGCGACGCGAGAGGTGGTCGGCTGGGCGATGGCCGATCACCACCGCGCCGAGCTGCCGGTCGCCGCCTCGCGGATGGCGGCCGGGCGTGGCGGACTGGAGCTCGGTTGCGTCAAGCATACGGATCGCGGCAGCGAGTACACGAGTGACGAATTCCGAACCGAAATGCGCAAGTTGCGCATGAGGCAGTCGATGGGGCGCGTCGGCTCTTGTTACGACAATGCCGCCGCGGAAAGCTGGTTCGTCATCCTGAAAGCCGGAGATCGGGACGACCATGTGGGAGACCCGCGAAGCCGCCCGGGCCGACGTTTTCCGCTACGCTCAGGTCGAGTACAACCGCAGCCGGCCCCGTCGGCACCCCGACTACGGGTACGTCACCCCGCTCGAAACGAAATCCCTGCTCAGGCAGAACCTCGCCCCGGCAGCGTAAACACCCGCTGCCCAGTTCGCGGGGGGAACTTCATTCATCCGGCAAAAGTGGGTCCAAGTTCAGGCGCCCCGACATTCCTTTGTGTTCTCAGATTCGCTTCTTCTCGAAGAAGTCCCCGCGGACAACCAACCGTTCCTTGA
- a CDS encoding transposase, with product MSKKSNTSKRYTAEFKRDAVALASTSEKTVTEVARDLGVSPEGLRGWVKQAKIDRGEGPAGALTTAEREELVRLRRKVREQEATIEVLGKATAFFAQDKMR from the coding sequence GTGAGTAAGAAGAGCAATACGAGTAAGCGGTATACGGCCGAGTTCAAGCGGGACGCGGTCGCCTTGGCGTCGACCTCGGAGAAGACGGTCACCGAGGTCGCGAGGGATCTGGGTGTGAGCCCGGAAGGGCTGCGCGGGTGGGTGAAGCAGGCGAAGATCGACCGCGGTGAGGGGCCTGCCGGGGCTTTGACCACTGCGGAGCGTGAGGAGCTGGTCCGGCTGCGGCGGAAGGTCCGCGAGCAGGAGGCCACGATCGAGGTTCTGGGAAAAGCGACCGCCTTCTTCGCTCAGGACAAGATGAGGTAG
- a CDS encoding helix-turn-helix domain-containing protein — protein MTESADHPLVSAVKPLVDAMGAELLAPGQAADDDVVLAWEGEDVIAVRLPQLSDSLDRILAAMERRHGMPLCDLDRKTKQSVVRTLEARGAFSVRHGVETVAGALGVSRFTVYNYINSQEEKRAAKPRGEA, from the coding sequence GTGACCGAGTCCGCGGATCACCCCCTGGTCAGCGCGGTGAAGCCGCTCGTCGACGCGATGGGCGCCGAGCTGCTGGCCCCCGGGCAGGCGGCCGACGACGACGTGGTGCTCGCCTGGGAAGGAGAGGACGTCATAGCCGTACGGCTTCCGCAGCTCTCCGACTCGCTGGATCGCATCCTGGCCGCGATGGAGCGACGGCACGGGATGCCGCTCTGTGACCTGGACCGCAAGACGAAGCAGTCGGTCGTGCGCACCCTGGAGGCACGCGGTGCCTTCTCCGTACGGCACGGGGTGGAGACGGTGGCGGGTGCTCTGGGTGTCAGCCGGTTCACGGTTTACAACTACATCAACTCCCAAGAGGAGAAGCGGGCCGCCAAGCCTCGTGGTGAGGCATGA
- a CDS encoding TIM barrel protein: protein MGYPDQRFNVNLSILFTELPLLERPAAAAAAGFTAVELWWPWIGTPTPEQTELDALKRALDEAGTQLVGLNFYAGQLPGPDRGALSVPGTESDRFRANIGVVADFAASVGCKALNALYGNRVDGVDPAVQDELALENLVLAARAADRIGAVLLIETLNEPESPRYPLVSAPAGIEVVDEVNAATGLGNARFLLDLYHLSMNGEDLSQVIKTYAGKTGHVQIADNPGRGAPGTGSLPLERLLDELSAAGYDGWVGLEYKPGDRPSAESFAWLPAEARAAR, encoded by the coding sequence ATGGGCTACCCGGACCAGCGCTTCAATGTGAACCTCTCGATCCTCTTCACGGAACTCCCGCTCCTGGAGCGTCCCGCGGCAGCAGCCGCGGCGGGCTTCACGGCGGTCGAGCTGTGGTGGCCCTGGATCGGGACCCCCACCCCCGAGCAGACCGAGCTCGACGCCCTGAAGAGGGCGCTCGACGAGGCCGGCACCCAGTTGGTGGGGCTGAACTTCTACGCGGGGCAGCTGCCCGGCCCCGACCGGGGCGCACTCTCCGTCCCCGGTACGGAGTCGGACCGCTTCCGCGCCAATATCGGGGTGGTGGCGGATTTCGCCGCCTCGGTCGGCTGCAAGGCGCTCAACGCGCTGTACGGCAACCGCGTCGACGGCGTGGACCCTGCCGTACAGGACGAACTCGCCCTGGAGAACCTGGTCCTGGCCGCCCGCGCGGCGGACCGGATCGGGGCGGTCCTCCTGATCGAGACCCTGAACGAACCGGAGTCGCCCCGCTACCCGCTGGTGAGCGCACCGGCCGGCATCGAGGTCGTCGACGAGGTCAACGCGGCGACGGGTCTCGGGAACGCCAGGTTCCTGCTCGACCTTTACCACCTGTCCATGAACGGCGAGGACCTCAGCCAGGTGATCAAGACGTACGCCGGGAAGACCGGCCACGTCCAGATCGCCGACAACCCGGGACGCGGCGCGCCCGGCACCGGCTCGCTCCCCCTGGAGCGGCTCCTCGACGAGCTGTCCGCAGCCGGTTACGACGGCTGGGTCGGCCTGGAGTACAAGCCGGGCGACCGGCCGAGCGCCGAGTCGTTCGCATGGCTCCCGGCAGAGGCCCGGGCGGCCCGCTGA
- a CDS encoding 2-hydroxy-3-oxopropionate reductase: MSNNLPEIAWIGLGIMGSPMSENLVKAGYDVTGYTLEQDKVDRLVAAGGKGATSIAEAVKDADVVITMVPASSHVEAIAYGPGGILENARSGALLIDMSSITPQTSVDLAKAAKDKGIRVLDAPVSGGEAGAIEAVLSIMVGGEQTDFDAAQPILEALGKTIVLCGPHGSGQTVKAANQLIVAVNIQACAEAVVFLEKSGVDLAAALDVLNGGLAGSTVLTRKKDNFLKRDFAPGFRIDLHHKDMGIVTDAARNVGAALPVGAVVAQLVASLRAQGDGGLDHSALLRAVERLSGSQV, from the coding sequence ATGAGCAACAACCTCCCCGAGATCGCGTGGATCGGGCTCGGCATCATGGGCTCCCCCATGTCCGAGAACCTGGTGAAGGCCGGCTACGACGTCACCGGCTACACCCTGGAGCAGGACAAGGTCGACCGGCTGGTCGCGGCGGGCGGCAAGGGCGCCACCTCGATCGCCGAAGCGGTCAAGGACGCCGACGTCGTCATCACGATGGTGCCCGCGTCCTCGCACGTCGAGGCCATCGCCTACGGTCCCGGGGGCATCCTGGAGAACGCCAGGTCCGGCGCCCTGCTGATCGACATGTCGTCGATCACCCCGCAGACCTCCGTGGATCTCGCGAAGGCGGCGAAGGACAAGGGCATCCGCGTGCTGGACGCCCCGGTGTCCGGCGGCGAGGCCGGTGCCATCGAGGCCGTACTGTCGATCATGGTCGGCGGCGAGCAGACCGACTTCGACGCCGCGCAGCCGATCCTCGAGGCGCTCGGCAAGACCATCGTGCTCTGCGGTCCGCACGGTTCGGGCCAGACGGTGAAGGCCGCCAACCAGCTGATCGTCGCGGTGAACATCCAGGCGTGCGCGGAGGCCGTGGTCTTCCTGGAGAAGTCCGGCGTCGACCTCGCCGCCGCGCTCGACGTCCTCAACGGCGGACTGGCCGGCTCCACCGTGCTGACCCGCAAGAAGGACAACTTCCTCAAGCGTGACTTCGCGCCCGGGTTCCGGATCGATCTGCACCACAAGGACATGGGCATCGTCACGGACGCCGCCCGCAATGTCGGTGCCGCACTGCCCGTCGGCGCCGTGGTGGCCCAGCTGGTCGCGTCCCTGCGCGCACAGGGTGACGGCGGCCTGGACCACTCGGCCCTGCTGCGCGCCGTCGAGCGCCTCTCCGGCTCCCAGGTCTGA
- a CDS encoding catalase: MAKRVLTTESGAPVADNQNSATAGVGGPILLQDQHLLEKLARFNRERIPERVVHARGSGAYGYFEVTDDVTGFTRADFLSEVGRRTETFIRFSTVADSLGGADAVRDPRGFALKFYTDEGNYDLVGNNTPVFFIKDPIKFPDFIHSQKRDPFTGRQEPDNVWDFWAHAPEATHQVTWLMGDRGIPASYRHMNGYGSHTYQWTNAQGEAFFVKYHFKTNQGVRSLSGEQAAELVGKDANSHQTDLLQAIERGVNPSWTLYVQVMPAAEAADYRFNPFDLTKVWPHGDYPLQRVGRLVLDRNPDNVFAEVEQAAFSPNNFVPGIGPSPDKMLQGRLFAYADAHRYRLGVNHTQLPVNAPKSAPADNYGRDGLMATRNGSRHDKNYEPNSYAGPAQTGAGLAAPLAVHGWTGTHEAPAHTKDDDFFQAGELFRLMSEDEKGRLIANIAGGLSQVTRDDVIEKNLAHFHAADADYGKRVEEAVRALRED; this comes from the coding sequence ATGGCTAAGCGTGTCCTCACGACCGAGTCAGGCGCCCCGGTCGCCGACAACCAGAACTCCGCCACCGCCGGCGTCGGCGGGCCGATCCTCCTGCAGGACCAGCACCTGCTGGAGAAGCTCGCCCGCTTCAACCGTGAGCGCATCCCGGAGCGTGTGGTCCACGCCCGCGGCTCCGGTGCGTACGGCTACTTCGAGGTGACGGACGACGTCACCGGCTTCACCCGCGCCGACTTCCTGTCCGAAGTGGGCCGTCGCACCGAGACCTTCATCCGGTTCTCGACCGTCGCCGACTCGCTCGGCGGCGCCGACGCCGTACGCGACCCGCGCGGCTTCGCCCTCAAGTTCTATACGGACGAGGGCAACTACGACCTGGTCGGCAACAACACCCCGGTGTTCTTCATCAAGGACCCGATCAAGTTCCCCGACTTCATCCACTCGCAGAAGCGCGACCCGTTCACGGGCAGACAGGAGCCGGACAACGTCTGGGACTTCTGGGCACATGCCCCCGAGGCGACGCACCAGGTGACCTGGCTGATGGGTGACCGGGGCATCCCCGCCTCGTACCGCCACATGAACGGCTACGGCTCGCACACCTACCAGTGGACGAACGCACAGGGCGAGGCCTTCTTCGTCAAGTACCACTTCAAGACGAACCAGGGTGTCCGGTCGCTCTCCGGCGAGCAGGCCGCTGAACTCGTGGGCAAGGACGCCAACTCCCACCAGACGGACCTGCTCCAGGCCATCGAGCGCGGGGTGAACCCGTCCTGGACCCTGTACGTGCAGGTCATGCCGGCCGCGGAGGCCGCGGACTACCGCTTCAACCCGTTCGACCTCACGAAGGTGTGGCCGCACGGCGACTACCCGCTCCAGCGCGTGGGCCGGCTGGTCCTGGACCGCAACCCGGACAACGTGTTCGCCGAGGTCGAGCAGGCGGCGTTCTCCCCGAACAACTTCGTGCCAGGCATCGGTCCCTCGCCGGACAAGATGCTCCAGGGCCGGCTGTTCGCCTACGCGGACGCGCACCGGTACCGCCTGGGCGTCAACCACACCCAACTGCCGGTCAACGCGCCGAAGTCCGCCCCCGCGGACAACTACGGGCGGGACGGTCTGATGGCCACCCGCAACGGTTCGCGCCACGACAAGAACTACGAGCCCAACTCGTACGCGGGTCCCGCGCAGACCGGCGCCGGGCTCGCGGCCCCGCTCGCCGTCCACGGCTGGACGGGCACGCACGAGGCGCCCGCACACACCAAGGACGACGACTTCTTCCAGGCGGGTGAGCTGTTCCGGCTCATGTCCGAGGACGAGAAGGGCCGCCTGATCGCCAACATCGCGGGGGGCCTCTCGCAGGTCACGCGCGACGACGTGATCGAGAAGAACCTCGCCCACTTCCACGCCGCCGACGCCGACTACGGCAAGCGCGTGGAGGAGGCCGTCCGCGCCCTGCGCGAGGACTGA
- the gcl gene encoding glyoxylate carboligase, producing the protein MSRMTAARAAVEILKREGVTNAFGVPGAAINPFYAALKASGGVHHTLARHVEGASHMAEGYTRAAAGNIGVCIGTSGPAGTDMITGLYSAIADSIPILCITGQAPTAVLHKEDFQAVDIASIAKPVTKAATTVLEAAQVPGVFQQAFQLMRSGRPGPVLIDLPIDVQLTEIEFDPELYEPLPVNKPAASRKQIERAIEMLNASERPLLVAGGGVINADACELLVEFAELTGVPVVPTLMGWGILADDHELNAGMVGLQTSHRYGNANFLESDFVLGIGNRWANRHTGKLDVYTKGRTFVHVDIEPTQLGKIFAPDLGIASDAKAALELFVEVARELKAAGTLKDRSAWAASTQERKATLQRRTHFDDVPLKPQRVYEEMNRAFGPETRYVTTIGLSQIAGAQMLHVFRPRHWINCGQAGPLGWTLPAALGVATADPEAQVVALSGDYDFQFMMEELAVGAQHNIPYVHVLVNNSYLGLIRQAQRTFDIDFQVSLEFENINSPELGVYGVDHVKVVEGLGCKAIRVTEPDQLLPAFEEAKKLAAEYRVPVVVEAILERVTNIAMSGTDIASVNEFEDVATEPGHAPTAIRALTVS; encoded by the coding sequence ATGAGTCGTATGACCGCTGCCCGAGCGGCAGTTGAGATCCTCAAGCGCGAAGGCGTCACGAACGCGTTCGGCGTGCCGGGTGCGGCGATCAACCCGTTCTACGCCGCCCTCAAGGCCTCCGGCGGGGTGCATCACACCCTCGCCCGGCACGTCGAGGGCGCTTCCCACATGGCAGAGGGCTACACCCGCGCCGCCGCGGGGAACATCGGCGTCTGCATCGGTACGTCGGGGCCCGCCGGCACCGACATGATCACCGGCCTGTACTCCGCCATCGCCGACTCGATCCCGATCCTCTGCATCACCGGCCAGGCGCCGACCGCGGTGCTCCACAAGGAGGACTTCCAGGCTGTCGACATCGCGTCGATCGCCAAGCCGGTCACCAAGGCCGCGACGACCGTCCTGGAGGCCGCACAGGTCCCCGGCGTCTTCCAGCAGGCCTTCCAGCTGATGCGCTCCGGCCGTCCTGGGCCCGTCCTCATCGACCTGCCGATCGATGTGCAGCTCACGGAGATCGAGTTCGACCCCGAGCTGTACGAGCCGCTGCCGGTCAACAAGCCCGCTGCCTCCCGCAAGCAGATCGAGCGCGCGATCGAGATGCTGAACGCGTCCGAGCGCCCGCTGCTCGTGGCGGGCGGCGGCGTCATCAACGCCGACGCCTGTGAGCTCCTGGTGGAGTTCGCGGAGCTGACCGGTGTCCCGGTCGTCCCGACGCTGATGGGCTGGGGCATCCTGGCCGACGACCACGAGCTCAACGCCGGCATGGTCGGCCTCCAGACCTCGCACCGCTACGGCAACGCGAACTTCCTCGAGTCCGACTTCGTCCTGGGCATCGGCAACCGCTGGGCCAACCGGCACACCGGCAAGCTGGACGTCTACACGAAGGGCCGGACGTTCGTCCACGTCGACATCGAGCCGACGCAACTGGGCAAGATCTTCGCCCCGGACCTCGGCATCGCGTCCGACGCGAAGGCGGCGCTGGAGCTCTTCGTCGAGGTGGCGCGCGAGCTGAAGGCGGCCGGCACGCTCAAGGACCGCTCGGCCTGGGCCGCGTCCACGCAGGAGCGCAAGGCGACGCTCCAGCGCCGTACGCACTTCGACGACGTTCCGCTGAAGCCGCAGCGCGTGTACGAGGAGATGAACCGGGCGTTCGGGCCGGAGACCCGGTACGTCACGACGATCGGGCTCTCGCAGATCGCGGGTGCGCAGATGCTGCACGTGTTCAGGCCCCGACACTGGATCAACTGCGGCCAGGCCGGCCCGCTGGGCTGGACGCTCCCGGCGGCGCTGGGTGTGGCCACCGCGGACCCGGAGGCCCAGGTCGTCGCGCTGTCGGGCGACTACGACTTCCAGTTCATGATGGAGGAGCTGGCGGTCGGTGCGCAGCACAACATCCCGTACGTCCATGTCCTGGTGAACAACTCCTACCTGGGGCTCATCCGGCAGGCGCAGCGCACCTTCGACATCGACTTCCAGGTCAGCCTGGAGTTCGAGAACATCAACTCCCCGGAGCTGGGCGTCTACGGCGTGGACCACGTCAAGGTCGTCGAGGGCCTGGGCTGCAAGGCGATCCGGGTCACGGAGCCGGACCAGTTGCTGCCCGCGTTCGAGGAGGCGAAGAAGCTGGCGGCGGAGTACCGGGTGCCGGTGGTGGTCGAGGCGATCCTGGAACGGGTCACGAACATCGCGATGAGCGGTACGGACATCGCGTCGGTCAACGAGTTCGAGGACGTGGCCACGGAGCCGGGCCACGCGCCGACGGCGATCCGCGCGCTGACGGTGTCCTGA